A genomic segment from Candidatus Eisenbacteria bacterium encodes:
- the plsY gene encoding glycerol-3-phosphate 1-O-acyltransferase PlsY, with amino-acid sequence MSASPLDWIVAAIGAFLLGSLPSGLWWGRILRGIDIRQHGSRNLGATNIYRTLGPAHGIAVLLLDVAKGAGAVLWSQAWSHSEAGAALGGILAVLGHAFTPFARFRGGKGVAAGLGVWLVLAPPASLLALAAFGVVLGLTRRVSAGSLVAGLALVPLVITLGGGEGTTLRGALAAATALLVWVRHYRNIGRLLAGTEPTLWGKGRR; translated from the coding sequence ATGAGCGCGTCGCCTCTCGACTGGATTGTCGCGGCGATCGGCGCCTTTCTTCTCGGGTCGCTCCCTTCGGGGCTCTGGTGGGGGAGGATCCTGCGGGGGATCGACATCCGCCAGCACGGGAGCAGGAACCTCGGCGCGACCAACATCTACAGGACGCTCGGTCCCGCGCACGGGATCGCCGTCCTTCTCCTTGATGTCGCGAAGGGAGCGGGGGCCGTCCTCTGGTCGCAGGCCTGGAGCCACTCGGAGGCGGGTGCTGCCTTGGGCGGCATACTGGCGGTTCTGGGCCACGCCTTCACTCCTTTCGCGCGCTTTCGCGGCGGCAAAGGGGTCGCCGCCGGCCTCGGCGTCTGGCTTGTCCTTGCCCCGCCTGCATCCCTTCTCGCGCTGGCCGCCTTCGGCGTAGTCCTCGGCTTGACGCGGCGCGTCTCTGCCGGGAGCCTGGTCGCGGGACTCGCTCTCGTCCCCCTCGTTATCACCCTCGGGGGAGGAGAGGGGACGACTCTCCGCGGAGCGCTTGCCGCGGCGACGGCCCTGCTGGTCTGGGTCCGCCACTACAGGAACATCGGCCGGCTGCTGGCCGGCACGGAACCGACCCTCTGGGGGAAAGGGCGACGGTGA
- a CDS encoding glycerol-3-phosphate dehydrogenase, whose product MDKAAIFGTGAWATALALVLCRRGLRVVLRAHEPGIADELERSGENSIFLPGFQFPSNLHVVYDMGEALEGSGLAVM is encoded by the coding sequence ATGGACAAGGCTGCGATCTTCGGCACGGGCGCTTGGGCGACCGCCCTCGCCCTGGTTCTGTGCCGGCGAGGCCTTCGGGTGGTCCTGCGCGCACACGAGCCCGGAATCGCGGATGAACTCGAGAGATCGGGCGAGAATTCTATCTTCCTGCCGGGATTCCAGTTTCCTTCGAATCTTCATGTAGTGTATGACATGGGCGAGGCTCTGGAAGGGAGCGGCCTGGCGGTCATG